One segment of Syngnathus typhle isolate RoL2023-S1 ecotype Sweden linkage group LG9, RoL_Styp_1.0, whole genome shotgun sequence DNA contains the following:
- the nxph2a gene encoding neurexophilin-2 isoform X2, whose amino-acid sequence MGALKILFFSLLLHQAASSKVRGGTSELMEWGDGTHKLSSPTGASPRILNPLRLFARASPGFKSDVREMSYIQNMEDFWDWLSNQTDVQDPQARTKRRPIVKTGKFKKMFGWGDFHSNIKTVKLNLLITGKIVDHGNGTFSVYFRHNSTGLGNVSVSLVPPSKVVEFEMAQQSTLETKDTKSFNCRIEYEKTDRNKKTALCSFDPSKVCYQEQTQSHVSWLCSKPFKVICIYIAFYSVDYKLVQKVCPDYNYHSDTPYSSTG is encoded by the coding sequence GCCGCATCCAGCAAAGTACGCGGGGGAACCTCAGAGTTGATGGAGTGGGGGGACGGCACACACAAACTGTCGTCCCCCACGGGCGCCAGTCCTCGGATCCTCAACCCTTTGCGTTTGTTCGCCAGGGCCTCCCCTGGGTTCAAGAGCGACGTGAGGGAAATGTCCTACATACAGAACATGGAGGACTTCTGGGACTGGTTATCTAACCAGACAGATGTTCAGGATCCCCAGGCCAGAACTAAACGCAGGCCCATCGTCAAGACCGGCAAGTTCAAAAAGATGTTCGGGTGGGGCGACTTCCACTCCAACATCAAGACGGTCAAACTCAACCTGCTGATCACGGGCAAGATCGTGGACCACGGCAACGGCACCTTTAGCGTTTACTTCCGCCACAACTCCACGGGCCTGGGCAACGTGTCAGTCAGCCTGGTGCCGCCCTCCAAGGTGGTGGAGTTCGAGATGGCCCAACAGTCCACGCTGGAGACCAAAGACACCAAGTCCTTCAATTGCCGCATCGAGTACGAGAAGACGGACCGCAACAAGAAGACGGCGCTGTGCAGTTTCGATCCGTCCAAGGTTTGCTATCAGGAGCAGACGCAGAGTCACGTGTCCTGGCTCTGCTCCAAGCCCTTCAAGGTCATATGCATTTATATCGCCTTCTACAGTGTGGACTATAAACTGGTGCAGAAGGTCTGCCCTGACTACAACTACCACAGTGACACGCCGTATTCCTCCACGGGATGA